A single window of Granulicella sibirica DNA harbors:
- a CDS encoding TM2 domain-containing protein, with amino-acid sequence MIYPDSVYTARMNEQQKAWFYAEYERARKDEIAGVLFAVFLGSFGIHHFYLGRNGLGLTYLLLSWTGIPCFLGWIEAFFMPARVREYNVAIASLISSHILAGPGMPVQNGSMPVASI; translated from the coding sequence ATGATCTATCCCGATAGTGTGTACACAGCGCGGATGAACGAGCAGCAGAAGGCGTGGTTCTATGCCGAGTACGAACGCGCGCGCAAGGATGAGATCGCGGGCGTGTTGTTTGCTGTGTTTCTTGGCAGCTTCGGGATCCATCACTTCTATCTCGGACGGAACGGGCTTGGGCTCACGTATCTCCTGCTTTCGTGGACGGGCATTCCCTGCTTCCTTGGGTGGATCGAGGCGTTCTTCATGCCGGCCCGTGTGCGCGAGTACAACGTGGCGATTGCTTCCCTGATTTCGTCACACATTCTTGCTGGTCCGGGAATGCCGGTGCAGAATGGCAGCATGCCTGTGGCTTCTATCTGA